In the genome of Schistocerca piceifrons isolate TAMUIC-IGC-003096 chromosome X, iqSchPice1.1, whole genome shotgun sequence, the window actcagttaaaatatcagTAAAGATGACTGTatatatggaagagacctggaaacactgttaagtttcagatagattacatgatagtaagacagagattttggaactggATTTTGAACTGCTAAATATTTCTATGAAAGATATGAACTCTCACTATAACTCATTGATCATAAGTGGATTAAAAATCAAGAAACTACAaagaggtgggaaattaaggaaatggaacctggataaattgaaagaactagaGGCAGTTGAAAGTCTTAAAGGGACATTAGGCAGAGACtgactgaaacaggaaaaaggAATAAAATAGAAGGTGAATGGGTATTTTGTGGGATGAAACAGAGAagacagtagaggatcaagtaggtaaactgACAAGacacagtagaaatccttggataacacaagggatATTGAGTATCCCTGAAAAAAGGGAAGCAAAATAGGAAATATGGAAAGCTGTGTGTGACTATGGAAAACACATGTGCCACAGATAGGGAGATTAAATAGACctttgaggagaagagaagtaCCTGGATAAATATTAAGGGCTCAGATGACTAGCCAGCTCTAAACAAAGGAGGGGAAtctgaaaagtggaagaaatatatagaaagaaaatgaaattgacGACAGTATTACAGAAAGGGAAAGAGGAAgtgggtgaagatgagatgggagatgtgatacagTGAGAAAGATTTGACATAACACTGAAAGACTGAAGTCAATGCAAggaaactgcagcacacaaaatcCCCTTAGAATTAAAGAGATCCTTTGAACAGTCAGCCATtataaaactattccacctgggaTGTAAAATATGTAAGACATGTAAGATATTTAAGTCAGGCAAAATAATCTCAGACATCAAGAAGGATGTAATAAGCAAGTGCTGACAAGGGTGAATATTACCAAAAAATCAGTTTAATAGGTTGTAGTTGCAAAacactgaggcaatactgactctatgacttagaagatacattgaataaaggcaaacctacatttttatgaaatttttccaACAAGTAGAATATTTCATCATCTTTTGGGTATGTATTAATGCTTTAGCATTGATGGCACCTCCTTATTTATAAAAGTACATAATTTTTACACTTTGTCATTGATTAGCAGCGAATCTGAGGAAGATATAGCAGCGTTATATAAATATGCACTAATCTCCActtcaattttattttataatcAGTATGGTGTCACCATAGGTAGCCCTCACTTGCCCATGATATGGTGTCACCATAGGTAGCCCTCACTCACCCATGATATGGTGTCACCTACAGTGGCCTTCACTCCCCCATAATCGCTAATTTATTTATGGAATATCTGAAGAAAAGGTGCCTAACTCTGCAGTTTCAAAACCAGCAATGTTTTGTAGGTATGTCAATTATGTATTCATATTTTTGCCTCATAGCAAGGACAAATTGATTGTGCCTTGAATATCTTAGCTCCATTCATGAAAATATCAGATTTACCATGCAATCGGAAATGAATGGCTATCTACCATTTTCAGCTGTATTAGTTCAATGTAAGgagtttgcataccacatactctttgccttcctaataacatttttaagcaccttacagtactgtttgtaatgggctgccgtagcttgactgtgactacttcttacattttgatataattcccactttgtgctacatgatatcctcatcccactagtcagccacccaggctgccttttactgctagtaccccatttagaatgttctaaaggaaagcaactctcaaagagcatgataaatgtgttaaggaaagaattatatttttcatctatgttgtcggcactataaacatcccgcCACTCTTTTTCCATGACGAGGtgtaaaaaactctctattgccactgaattaactttcctacatagtttgaaattatatgtgacatttgtttgagtacaaaagccttttagtgttaaaatttgtgcatcatggtctgaaaggccattcactattTGACTAacggtaatgaagaatgaataaaaatattgtttatggctgtgctactgttcccctgaacCCTAGCTGGGTGCATCAGCTCATATGAATGTAggaaatctaccaacatcctttattTGCACCATCATataaaaaattaatactgaagtcaccgaatacaactactttctggtacttcctataaagtgaatcgagaaccctctctagcttgagcagaaatgctctgaagtcagagttaggggtccTTTAGACAACAAAAattggaagtttagtttcactaaattcaattgcccctatacaacattcaaatacctgttcagtgcagtgctgtgatacatctgtggactcaaatggaatactgttttttacatacatggccactcccgCACTCCTCAAgggactccttgaaaaacagccaatgTTCCCAATATTCTTTTATCTTTGCAAACTGTTAGTTTTTTCTCCTACTTCCTTGGAATATTTCTAATTTTTAACACATCATATCTGAAAAAAATTCCTTCTGCTCATTCCTCTTCTTTTATGTTGTGTATTTCTAAATTTTTTCCAACTTTTTGGACCTAGCTTGCTGTTTACTTCTTTTTACAGAATATTTGAAGGCCTGTCTTATTAGCCTGTTGTCACTCATTCTGTATAAATGCACAAAGAATATCATCCTTTGTTGCCTTTTctgttatatttctttgttttgttacATTCATAATCACATCTTAGCTTCCAGGCTTTTGTTCTTATTGATGGATCTAGAATGTTACTCATAACTTTTTGTTTAATACTTCTAGAGTGTCTGGTTTATAATTTGGTGCTCTACATTAGCTTACTTAGATGCAGTTTTTTCCTTTAACATCCAATTTTTATTATAAATGTTTCTAATTATTCCATATGCCCTTTACAGTTTGTGGCTGATTTTATTTTAATGTCTTCTCGAATAATCTCTCCTAGATATTGGAATTTTTAATTCCTTTTATCCTATCATTGCCTGTTAATAGaaagttttgtgaattttgtatattattaaaaatttttttgtcgTGAAAGTTTTACAAACCTGCCCTAGTGACTATCTTTTCCAAGAGACTGACATATACTTTTGCATCTGTCACTTTTTCAAATAGCACAGCAAGTACTttgcactttattttatttcactgtttgTCTCTTCCCAGTTTCGTAGGTGTGATATTTTTCTTGTGCACAGTTTAATGGACCAAAGAAAAGCCATTACCAAAGAAACTGTATAGGTATGTATATTACAATAAAAagttatgtaaacagacagaatatggcgctgcagtcgacaacgcctatataagacaacaagtgtctgtcgcagttgttacataggttaatgctgctacaatggcaggttatcaagatttaagtgagtttgaacatggtgttatagttggcacataagctatgggacacagcatctccgaggtattgttgaagtggggattttccgtatgaccatttcatgagtgtaccatgaatttcaggaatacagtaaaacattaaatcgctgacatcactgtggctggaaaaagattccaCAAGAAGGGGACCAGTGacagctgaagagaatcattcaatgtgacagaagtgcaacccttccgcaaattgctgcagatttcaatgctgggccatcaataagtgtcagcatgtggaccattcaatgaaacatcatcgatatgggctttcggagccatagGTCcttttgtgtacccttgatgactgcatgacacaaagctttacacctcacttgggctcatcaacactgacattggactgttgatgactggaaacatgttgcctggtaggacaagtatcatttcaaattgtactgagtggatggacatgtgcaggtatgaagacaacctcatgagtccatggactctGCActtcagtaggggactgttcaagctggtggaggccctgtagtggtagggaggggggggggggtgcagttggagtgatatgggacccctgatatatctgaataagattctgacaggtgacacatatgtaacaatcctgtttgatcacctgcatccatttatgtcaattgtgcattctgacaaacttaggcaattccagcaggataattcagCACCCCACACATCTGGAATGCTACAGTGcgactccaggaacactattctgagcttaaatacttccgctcaccaccagactccccagacaagatctccaccctctcatactcttacagatttatggtcagccctgcaggattcatggtgacaataccctccagcactacttcagacattagtcgagtccatgccgtgtcatgttgaggcacttctgcatgctcacaggggcagtacacaatattaggcaagtgtaccattctttggttcttcagtgtacctGTATGTATTTTAAATGGGTTAGAGAATTTGACCATGAACTTTAATTATTCTAAGATTAAGTCTGTAAAAGTTTCATGGattagctccattaaatttcagGGGTGTAGTGCACTGCACAAccaaaatttaatggagcagttATTATGCCATGGAAACATGAAGATGCACTTTACGGATTACATTCACCAAATTAGGTTTAAGATCAAATTCTCAGATGACTTTGTTTGGGGTTTCTCTGTCAACAGCGTCACAGAGCCTTCTAGAAATCCACAAATGTTACAACTGTATTTTCAGAATTCAGTTGTCTATGATGGGCTAAAAATTTGCAATTGAACATCTGTTCTGAGCAGGATCAACTTTTATTAccctttgagtcatcagtcttttgactggttgatgtggcctgccacaaattcctctcctgtgccaaacttttgatctcagagtagcgcttccaACCtatggcctcaattatttgctggacatattccaatttctgtcttcccctatagtttttatcctctacagctgcctctagtaccatggaagttagtcTCTGAttccttgacagatgtcctgtcaccttgtcccttcttgttgtcagtgtttttcatatattcatttCTTCACCAGTtctatggagaacctcctcattccttgccttatcagtacgcctaattttcaactttcttctgcagcattacatctcaaacactttgattctcttctgttccactttacccccagtccatgtttcactgtctacaatactgcactccaaacatacattctcagaaatttcttcctcaaatcaaggcctatgtttggtactagcagacttctcttggccagaaaggcTCTCTTTGCCTGAGCtattctgatttttatgttctccTCGCTTGATTtttcatgggttattttggtgcataggtagtagaattccaTAGCTTTGTCTACTTTTTGGTcatcaatttttatgttaagttctttactactctcatttctgctgcttctcattactttttttgtttttgtggtttactttcagtccattcattagactgttcattccattcaacagatcctataattcttcttcacattcactgaagataacaatatcatcagcaaattgcaTGATTGATATCctctcatcttgaattttaattccactcctgaaactttcttttatttctgcccttttttTATGTATAGATTGAATGGTAGGAGCAAAAGGCTATAtttctgtcttactcccttttcaaTCCAAGGACATTGTTCCtagtctcccactcttattgttccctattgTTTCTCATGCATAATATATATTACCCTTCTTTATCTATatcttaaccctatttttctcaaaatttaaaacatcatgcaccattttcaTTGTGAAATGCTTTTTCAAGGCCAACATAACCTATGAATGTGTCTAGATTGTTCTTCAGGCTTACTTCcactatcaaccacaatgtcagaactgctaCTCATTTTTGCAAGTCTGATGGTGCATCACcaatctcatatattctacatgccAACTTGAATTGTcattcagttgccactccctccaatgattttaggaattctgatggaatgttatccatcccttctgtcttatttgatcttaaggtgtccaaaactcttttaaattttgactctaATATAGAATCCCCTATGTCTTtgctctcaaccactgcttcttcttctgtcacattacTAGACAAGTCCTCTTTCTCATagtggccttcaatgtactcttaccAACTATCTGcacttgatatttatttaattGTCTGTTTTAAGTTTTTTAATTCCTGTTTGCCAGAATTTTTGAAAACATGTTATAGGAACTGGTAGGAGAAATTTTTCTTAGATATCAACAAATTTTTTGATCACCTTTTGCATGCAACTGGGGAACTAGGGCAACTTTCTGCTCTTCTGAAACATTTCCTACTTTCCATATTCCTTCAAATCTATTTACAGATCTTAATTGTTGTTTGCTTTTGTGGTGGTCTTGAGTCCAAAGACCTGACCCTGCTTgcaatattcatctcttggtctccctcttgaaTTTTTACACCCCCACATTTGCCTCGAACTCTAAATTGACACTCCCTTGATGTCTTCTAATTTGTCTCTACAACCAGTCCTTTCTTTTAGTGAAGTTATGTCACAGACTCCTTTTTCCCCAgctttattcagtatgtctttactgGTTACATGATGTACCCAACAAATTTTCAGGATTCTCCTGGTGCACCatgtttcaaaatcttctatttgcttcttgtctgaactattcatcatccatgtttcacttccatacaagtctACACTCCAGAACAATATCTTAAGAAAAGGCTTCTAACACTTAAGACTAGAttcaatggtaacaaatttctcttcttcaggaacagtTTTcctgccattgtcagcctacattttatatactctctccTTTGAtcgttatcagttattttgctgcccaagtagcaaaactctacTACTGTTAGTGTcatgttttctaatctaattcccacagcactgCCTGATGTAATTCAACAACATTCTATTactccagtttttctttttttaatgttcatcttatatcctcctttccagacactgtccattacattcaattGCCCTTccgagtcctttgttgtctctgacagaaatacaatgtcaatgGCAAACCTCCAGTCATTTTTCTTTTCcctcaaatttttatttggtttcctttactacttgcttgaTGTACTGAttgataacatcagggataggttacaactaTGTCTCACATCTAtttcaaccactgctcccctttgatggccttgactcttataactgccatctggtttctgtacaagttgcatataacctttcactccttgtattttacccctgcttcgttcataatttcaaagaaagcaTTCCAGCTCAAATTGTTGAAAGCTTTTGCCAAATCTAAAAAAGCTATAAATataggttttgcctttccttaacctgtcttctaaggtaagtcatagggtcagtactgcctcacatgtccTTACATTTCTCCAGGATCCAAACTGGTCTTCACCAAGATCAGcttttaccagtttctccattcttgtataaataatttatgttgcaaccatgagttattaaaccAATAGTTcactaatattcacatctgtcagcacttgctttctttggaactagaattattacatttttcctgaattctgatggtattttgcctgtctcatacatcttgcacaccagatagaaTAATTTTGTTATGGCTGGTCCTCCCAAGgatatcattaaaaaaaataaataaataaaattgagggAATGTTGTCTGTCCAAGGGCCTTGCTTTGATTTAGGTCTTTGAGcactcagtcaaattcttctcgcattgtCATAGCTCCTatctcagcttcatctacatcctcttccctttctataattattttctataattcttcattttttattcattcagTAAAAATATCCACAGATTATGGGATGTCATCTGCAGATGAGCATGCACACAGGCATACACACCatcatgtgcacacacacacacacacacacacacacacacacacacacacacaaaagttacatgtaacatcaaaataaatatattgtaatagTGCAAGAAATTAATTTTACTAGATATTGCTTTAGGAGCAGTTGGTAGTTTTGCATTTTCTTGCTTCAAGTCTGCTGTATTTTGTATGATCTAAAAATTCTGCCAGTGAATAGAAGCAGTCATCTAACAAGAATGCCCTTAAGTATTTATAACACAGTAAAAGTGAGGAAATAACTTTCATTTTATGTTAAGGACCATGTATACAATCTTGTTTCATGATTTATAAACCAAGTGTTGGAAATgattaaattattctgtgtgcaGGATTGTACCAgatggctccctctttcattccttttcttcaATCCATTTTCAcgtactatttttttcttcttgtcctCCTCATATTACCAAATTCcagtccatcagaattatagtttcttctcccttaactatcagaataatttcatttatcttattatacattctttcaatctcttcataatcTGTGAAgttagttggcaaataaacttgttctgctgtggtgggtgttggcttcatgtctacctcggctatgataatgcattcactattctGTTAATAGGGGCTTATCCACATTCCtactttattattcattattagacctattcCCGCATTATTCCTGTTTGAtttttgtatatataaccctgtaCTTGACTGTTCATCCTGCCAACAAACTTCACTAATcatcactatatctaacttcaacctatcaatttccctttttaaatttgtaaCACATCTGTTTCATTAAcagatctaacattccacgtttTGACCTATAGACTGCTAGTTCTGTTTTTCCTAATTACAGCATCCTCCTGAAGAGTCTCAGCCTGAAGATCTGAACCTGGGGCTTTTACATCTGGagtactttacccaagaggattccatcgtcatttaaccacatGGTAGACactcatgcccttgggaaaaataacagctgttgtttcccccttgctttcagatgtttgcagtaccagcacactaAGGTCATGTTGGTcactgttacaaagccagatcagtcagtcatcaagACTGCTGTCTCTGctgctactgaaaagactgctgcccctcttcaggaactgcaTGTTTCTCTGgtctctcaaaagatacccctatGTTGTGGTTGCATCTAAAGTATGGCTATCTATATCACTGAGACAAACATGTCAACCCAAcatggcaaggtccattgttcatgaaGGGGACAGATCTTTATATCTGACTGTATTCCTTTTTTTGTTAGAGTAAGAGAAATGTACTCAGTAACACAACAACCCACAATAATACTGTATCCAACTTTTTATTCTTTTGGTTGGTTCAATCCACATACACATTTTCCAAGTGAATGTACAACAGACAAATCAGCAAAGAAAAAAATCTTGGAAGAGACTTTATAAAAGTGATTGATATGACAAAGGGAAAATTTTAAGAGAcaaaaagttatttaattttctatcAGAAGGAATAGTTTAAGGTAGAGCAATAAATGTAGTCAGACATAGAATATTTCATGCACAGCTTGAGATTATTGGCAATAGTAGGTGGACCTAGGTCAAAATATGTTACAGGACTAAAAGAACTGGAGGACTAAACAAAATAATTGTTTTGTGTTACTATAACTAATTCAGTTGAAACATGTTGCAGAGAATCAGGAAGTGCCCAGTTTAGCTTGTAAACTACTTTGACTGTGGACTCAGATTCAGGTGGAACATATTTCAAATCACTGTCCAGCCATCAAAATTTAAGATttttgtggttttcctaaatcacttagaGTCAATACTGAGATGGTGCCTCTGAAAATGACTTTGTCAAATTCCTGCCTCATCTTTGTTCAATTTTGACTTGAGTTCTGACCCTTCTGATTTtgtaattaatgaaatattaaGCCCCTAAACTTCCTGGAACTACTATAAAATTCTGATAGCTCCTTATAATGATATTTGTCACACTTGAATGTTGATCTGAATACAAATACAGCTAGATGTTCAGCTCAGTAAATGCAAGTGTAAATTTAAAATGTGTGCCTTTTAAGGTATTTTCTTGCATTATTTCTTTGGCACATCCATGTACAGTTGTGAAAATGTTACCACTGAAATATAAGTCTATTCCAATGCTTACTATACTTGTCAGCCACTTGGCCATATGTTATTATCACAGACAGCTTTTGTTCACAGTTCAAATTCCTCCTACAATACCCAGGTACTCTCAGGTGAGAGTTTAAGTAGCATTTAAGTCACAATGTTGGTAACCAATCTTCATATCAGCAGAGGATAGAGATTACCATGTGAGTGAAATTTTTTTAGTAAAAAGATTTACTACGAAGTATATTTCCTTCTAAAACCAAATACTTATTGATGAACAACTTTCTACTCTACATAGTGTCTATTGTTACTTGCATTTTTTAGTCTTTTGCATGCACAAAATTGTCAGCAATTAATTTTCTTGCTGAATACTGTCCATATATAATGAACATTAAATAACAAGCAATATCACACAGCTTACTTACAGAATATTTCAATGACTTCTATAATTTAGTACCAGTATTTATAATTACACATTTTcactaatgaaaatttgtacagTCTATGAAAATAAGTCTAACTAATCTTATAGTTAAAGTGCCAAAATTGTACTACAAAATACTGTTATACACATTCAGTTACAAAAACAGAAAAGTACTGTATGAAATAAGCATAGATACAGGTAAGTAAAGCTGAAAATAAAACAGTAGAAACAGAACATACATAAATTCTGCAGCAGCTTACAGGCTGAATTACAAGAATGTACAAAAAGTAAGGTGTCTTGTGTATGAACTATATGTATGTGCAAAAACAAACTGTAAGGTAGAGACAATGTAAAGAAATCTACAACAGGTGAAGAATGAGTGGATAAaagctgaaaatataaacaaatgagAACAGTAGCAGGCAGTGAAGACAGCAGAGCACATAGGAGGAAACATCACCGGACAGTTTAATGAAGAAGCTGTAAAggaaatttgtaataaaatacCTAAATACCTAATGTTAATTTCTAAGAAATTAACAAAAGCCATTTTAATACTCTTCTACTGTAAATATTTCAGTTGTTGCTGAGAAGTCTGCATCAGTGGATCCACTTGTCTTCTTTGgaacaagtcttttctgaaatgaAACAGTTAGCACTTGCATTAAAAAACTTTCTCTATATTCTGAACTAAAATTAATGTTACAGTAACTTTTAGTGTTGAAgaaaaatgtcttaaaattcaGAAAAGGTACTTTGCCTTCCAATGagctttctgaaatgaaatgtcccaatTTTTATGAATCTAAAGCtcaaagaacagaaaagaaaagcaTTTACAATCTTTCTATTCAATTTACCATCAGTTCGGGTCTTTTAGTTTTATGTGATTGATTTTTAGTGGGGGGAAAGGTATtatacaaatatttattttctcagatggatacagtgaataTTTTTATGATGAGTTTGAGCGAATTTAGTGACTGCTTATCATGATTCATGAAGAAGATATTCACTGTTTTCTGACACAAatctttcaaaattaataattcactcTATCATGAAGTGTCTGATTTCTTTTCTTATTAGGTTGGTTTGTTGTTAAATTCTACTCACTGGTTGTTTTAATCTCTCAATTCACATATAGAATTAAAATGTTCTTGgcttaaatatttgcaatttttaATCAATAACATTGAGAGTGTCATGACACAGTGTTGTACATGTACAGCATACTTGCCTTTCCTTGCATGCTGTGTGTACCAATCACAATAATTTCAATAACAGACATTCACATATTTAAAATACATACAGATGTATGAACCTTTTGCTGTGTTTTTTAAGTAAATCAATTTGGGAAGGGACTAATCAAGTCTATAgtgtgtttttcattatttaaaattactCTATTTCAATACAAACTTACTCCCAGTCTGTAAGATACTTGTtaaagaataaaactgtacaataactaATCATATACACTTGATGATATGTTCCAAACAATTTGTTTATTGTTTTCAGTAATAATAAAAACCTATCATttgaaaaatacacaaattaatagTGTATCTTAGGTATATTTATGTGATAAACACAGATTCAAATAATATTAGGagctaatttctttaaaaaaaactaaaGGTTACACTTTTTTGCAACAGAATGTCACCATAATTTGACACTTGTTATGCACTCACCATGATACGGTTCTTTTCTTTGCACGCATATTCTGATTCATCCACATCATTGTAACAGTCTGACTTGTAATCATCTGGTAATGCCTTCCCACCATGTTCACACAGCTTACTAAGAGGTCTTGCCCTCACTATTAATTTATCAAAACCTGTTGGTTTGTGTTGTGGACAGTAAAATACATCCGGAGTTTTCTTGTCAAACACAATAGATTTCCTCATCATATCTCCTGCCTCTGCAAGGGCCTAGAATCACAAAGGCATTTTAAATATCATTAGCATGTGCATACAGATTGAACACTCATAAATAAAACCATAAAAACAGGTGTACAAAAAAAATTGGTATTGATTTTACATATAACGCATGAAGAAAACACTATGATGCATTGGAGTAATACAAAAAAAGGATAACAGAATTCTCTTCTACTGCACAtctcaaagaaaaggaaaaaggtcTCCTAATTCATCATttccaaataaactgatacagaaaGTCTTATTACTTTCTAACTCCAATGGTGTAGAATATAAAAGAGTTATCAAGATATCATTTAATCAGATGCATcccaaaaatttcagttaaatGTGATAATTAAGAAACTGCAAAATTTTATGTGGAATACAAACAGCAGAATGAGTAAAAAtaactgctcaccatatagtggagacattAAGCTTTAGAAACAAAAAATGGAAGGTGGTAACTCAACATCAAACCTGCACCTTTCTTCCATGTGCATGGAAGCTCCAGTGTGTCAGCACTGAGTCAGGTGTCACTAACAggcaatgtatgtgtgtgtgtgtgtgtgtgtgtgtgtgtgtgtgtgtgtgtgtgtgtgtgtgtgtgtgaggcagagagagagagagagagagagagagagagagagataatgtgcACCCACATGCACACATGCTCTGAAACAGAACACAAGTATGTAAGCTAAGCTACTATGTCTCAATTCATATTTTCATACCTATGTAATGGCTTAATGTGTGAGTGGCAGACCGCAAATC includes:
- the LOC124723071 gene encoding uncharacterized protein LOC124723071 isoform X1, with protein sequence MRWLTVAALLLFTILALAEAGDMMRKSIVFDKKTPDVFYCPQHKPTGFDKLIVRARPLSKLCEHGGKALPDDYKSDCYNDVDESEYACKEKNRIMKRLVPKKTSGSTDADFSATTEIFTVEEY
- the LOC124723071 gene encoding uncharacterized protein LOC124723071 isoform X2 gives rise to the protein MRWLTVAALLLFTILALAEAGDMMRKSIVFDKKTPDVFYCPQHKPTGFDKLIVRARPLSKLCEHGGKALPDDYKSDCYNDVDESEYACKEKNRIMMRLHPPGMEKAEPYKIRGKILKKP